The nucleotide window GTCAGAACACGATTGAAAAAACAGATAAATTTGATTGGCCCATAAGGAAAAACGCAAAAGGGGAATATAACATTAAAGGAAACAAGATTCTTGCGACCTGCTTTGCCACGGACTTTTTTCTTCCGGAGGCGGATGAATGGCGGAAAGAAGTCTGGACCTTTATCAAGGAAAGAACGGACATCGATTTTTTGATCTTGACAAAGCGCATCGACCGTTTTCCTGTATCGCTTCCTTCTGATTGGGGGGCAGGATATGACAATGTGAACATTGGATGTACAGTCGAAAATCAAAGTACGGCGGATTATCGCCTTCCCCTGTTTTTATCCTATCCGATAAAACGGCGCTTCATCGCCTGCGCGCCGCTTTTAGAGGCGATAGACCTAACGCCATATCTTCATGGGACGGACCACGTTACTGTTAGCGGCGAAACGGGGCGGGAAGCCCGCGAATGTGATTATGAATGGGTACTTAATATCCGTGAGCAATGTGTAAATGCAGGCGTCACATTCTGGTTCAAAAACACAGGTACTTTTTTTAAACGTGACGGAGCCGTAGAAAAGATTAATCCATTTAGGCAGTCTGGCATGGCGAAAGAGCTTGGCATCGATATTTCAGATGGAAAACGGCTGTTTTAACAGGATGGGAGTATATGGACAGGAAAAAACTCGTAAATCAAAGCATTGACTATATTATGCAGCATTTGGATGAAGATCTGTCGCTTGATATCGTTGCCGCGCAGTTCTACGTATCAAGATTTCATTTCAGCCGTATATTCAAGGAAGAGACGGGTGAAAGCGTTTATGCGTTTATCAAGCGCTGCAGAGTCGATCAAAGTGCGGTAGATATAAAGTTAAACCCAACAAAATCAATTGCAGATATCGGTTTGGATTATGGATACAGCTCTTCCAACTATAGCACTGTATTTAGAAAGCGCCATAATGTTTCTCCGGCTGTGTTTAAGAAGTCCATAATGAGTCACAGCATGTCTGTTCCTTTTACTCCGAAACGGGTCGTTCCATTTAAAACCGAGGAGGAATATGCCGCCCACATTGGGATTCAAAAGATAGATGATTTATTTTTGATCTATGAAAGATTTATAGGAAGCTATGCGGATATTGAAAAGAACTGGTATCAGTTTTTGGATAAATATAAGGGATTCTTGAAGGAAAATACAATCTTGGCAGAACGATTTTTCAATGATCCGGCCATTACGGACTCATCCCAATGTATCTGCGACATTTGTATGACGGCAGAACTGGAGTGCGGACTGAATAATGTAATGTGGATGAAAGGCGGCAAATGGATCGTATATCACTTCAGTGGAGAGATCAGAGATATTTATGAGACGCTGCAAGGGGTTTTCAGCGTCTGGCTGCCTCAGAGTGGCTTCAAAATGGCACGGCAGTATGGACTGAATATCTATCGCAGCATTGACCGGGATAACCATAGCGTTGTAATGGATCTATGCATCCCAATTCAATAAAAGCAAGAATTCAGAAGCCGGCAGGAGGATTTTTTTCTATAATCATAATTGTTCCATCGATAAATTCAAGAACCGGAGGAAGTAATGTTTGATATAAGGAAGATCCAAGAGAATGTAATTTATGAATGTGTCAAGGCCGAAAGTGACGCGGATACAGCCAAAGAAGTCGTGTATGGCGAGGAGCGGACGGATCATGCGGAAAACGACGCCGATTGGGTGAAGTCTGCGATGCGGCGTTTAGAAAGCAGATTTGCTCCTGAGTCGGTAAAGAAAATACGGATGAACTGTCAATGCGGCTATGGAATGGAAGAGAAACTTTCGCTTTTAAAGGAATTAAAGTCAAATGCAGAATCCATAGAAGAATTTGCGGATTCGGAGAAAGCAAAGGCTGCCGGGCTCTTTTGCGAAAATGGCGAACTTTTCCTGCGATTTTATTTCTGTCCGTGCCCTATGCTTGCAGAGGTGGAGAGACTAGAGACAAAAGCATGGTGCCAGTGTACGGCCGGCTACAGTAAAGTGCTTTTTGAAAAGGCGTTTGCATGTAAGGCAGATGTGGAATTGTTTAAAAGTATAAAGATGGGCGATTCGGTATGTCTGATGAAAATCACCCTCTGTGATCCTGATTGGAAATAAAACAGTAAAAAATGGGCGTACGTTTTAAAACGATACGCCCATTCCTTATGGACAGCGGCCTGATTGAGAGCGCGCCGTCAATCCTTCATTTTAGGCTCGAAGATCAGAGAACCGATATATCCGAAGATCAGTGCGCCGCTGATGCCTGCCGCGCTGGCTTTCAGACCGCCTAAAAACAGGCCGAGAGGCCCTTCTTCACTGACGCTTTCTTTCACACCTTTGAACAGAGTATTGCCAAAGCCGAGGAGAGGAACGGAAGCGCCTGACCCGGCCCATTCGATGAAGGGCTCGTAAACGCCAAGAAAGCCAAGGACTACGCCGGAGCACACCAAAAGCACCATGATGCGGCCAGGCATCAGCTTTGTTTTGTCCATGAGGATCTGCACCAGGGCACAGATCGCGCCTCCTATTAAGAATGCTTTTAAATAATCCATACTGCACGACCTTTCCGGTAAACTTTTTCTTAGGAAAAGTCTGTGCAGTATGGATTATTTTATACATAATATTAAATTTTTATGACGGCTGCCTTTGGTCAATTCCCCAGAGTACTGTTTAATACGCCGGGGGGACCGATATTGGATTCGCTGCTGTCTTCGGAACTGCTGCTTTCCGGAGTAGTATCGTCCAGTTCATTTCCTGGATCCAAAAGGCTGTTGTCCGTCCCGTTTTCTCCATTCATAAAGGGGAAGGCGTGTCCGGTATGGATGTAGCAGGTGCTGTTTTTCAGCGCGTCCGGCAGCAGATAAGCGCTGTCATCGGTGACTCCGGATGCGTCTCCGGTGAGGACCCGGTAGATTCTGGTCTGCTTCAGGGAATCCGGGCAGAATTCCGTCGCCAGCGAACCGCTGAGGGAGCAGACCGTTACCTTTACATGGTGATCGCAGACCTCGGTTGGAGCCGTTCCCTTTGCGAAGTATTCGGTATAAGTCATGTCTCCCGCAGGATCCTGATCGCAGATACCAGGCACAGCCAGCTTGCCGGATTTCCGGCATATGGTCACCTGCTCGATGTTTCCCGGCATATCAGGAAAGGATTTCTCGGGAAGCTCTTCGCAGGCTCTGCTCATAATCTTGTGCCACATATATTTCACGTCTTCTCCGGTGGACATGGGGCTGTTTTCATCGTATCCCTGCCAGAGCCCCAGCGTGTAATACGGCGTATATCCCACAAACCAGACGTCGTTGCTTGCTGTGGTAGTACCGCTCTTTCCAGCGGTGGGAAGACCTTCTACCTTGGCTTGGGGAGCGCTGGAACGGATGTCGGTCCTTCCGTACAGATAGGAGGTTTCGCATACGTCTTCCATGGCGCTGGTCAGAAGCCACGCCGTGGATTCCTTGATCACAGTGTGGGTTTCCGGTCCATTGTCCACGAGGATCTTTCCGTTGCTGTCCAGGATTTTCGTGTAATAAACCGGTTTGGTATACACTCCCTTGTTGGCGATGGCGGCGTATGCGGAGGTCAGTTCAAGGTTGCTGACTCCATGGGTGATGCCACCCAGGCAGAGGGAGGGACCGATATCGGTGGAAACCTCTCCGGTGTCTATATTTTTCTCGCTCTCCACCAACGACGTGATGCCAAAATCCAGGGCGTATTGATATCCGAGCTGTGGAGTCACCGTGTTCATCATGGTCCTGAGGGCCACGATATTCATGGAATAGGTGATGCCGTCACGGATGTTGGCGTAGCCGACATAGCCCGACTGCCACCAGTTGGAAAAGGTTTTGTCTCCCAGTGTATAAGGAGAATCGTAATAGACCGTGCCCAGAGTGGCGCCGGAGCTGTCAAGAGCCGGTGCGAATGCAGTCAGGACTTTAAAGGTGGAGCCGGGCTGCCGGAGGCTGTCCGTAGCTCGGTTCAGGCTCAGGCTGGTGGTCTTTTCTCCCCGTCCTCCGCTTATGGCCTTCACATAGCCTGTATTCTGTTCCATCAGGACACAGGAGCCTTGAGGCTGGAGAGTGATGTCCAGGCGCTCTCCCTGGACCATATCTTCCGGGCTTACGACTGTGCTCCGGAATTCCTGGACGTACTGCCGGATCTCGTCTTCTGTATCAAAGATCAGCTTTACGGCCGCTCCGTTCTTTTCCCGCAGGTAAGACTTTATATTCGCCTCGGAGTAATTATCCGTAGAACCGTCCTTATGCGTGATGGAAAGGCGGTATGAGAAGCTGTACTGGATGGCGCTGCTGTAGTTGGAAGGGTCGGAGATTTCCTCATCCACGATTTTCTGGAGATCAGAATCCTGGGTGGTGTAGATCTTGAGCCCGCCGCTGTAGAGCAG belongs to Qiania dongpingensis and includes:
- a CDS encoding DUF5131 family protein; translation: MNWEPWTGCCKVSDGCTNCYFYGPHAKRYGQNTIEKTDKFDWPIRKNAKGEYNIKGNKILATCFATDFFLPEADEWRKEVWTFIKERTDIDFLILTKRIDRFPVSLPSDWGAGYDNVNIGCTVENQSTADYRLPLFLSYPIKRRFIACAPLLEAIDLTPYLHGTDHVTVSGETGREARECDYEWVLNIREQCVNAGVTFWFKNTGTFFKRDGAVEKINPFRQSGMAKELGIDISDGKRLF
- a CDS encoding AraC family transcriptional regulator, yielding MDRKKLVNQSIDYIMQHLDEDLSLDIVAAQFYVSRFHFSRIFKEETGESVYAFIKRCRVDQSAVDIKLNPTKSIADIGLDYGYSSSNYSTVFRKRHNVSPAVFKKSIMSHSMSVPFTPKRVVPFKTEEEYAAHIGIQKIDDLFLIYERFIGSYADIEKNWYQFLDKYKGFLKENTILAERFFNDPAITDSSQCICDICMTAELECGLNNVMWMKGGKWIVYHFSGEIRDIYETLQGVFSVWLPQSGFKMARQYGLNIYRSIDRDNHSVVMDLCIPIQ
- a CDS encoding DUF6144 family protein, producing MFDIRKIQENVIYECVKAESDADTAKEVVYGEERTDHAENDADWVKSAMRRLESRFAPESVKKIRMNCQCGYGMEEKLSLLKELKSNAESIEEFADSEKAKAAGLFCENGELFLRFYFCPCPMLAEVERLETKAWCQCTAGYSKVLFEKAFACKADVELFKSIKMGDSVCLMKITLCDPDWK
- a CDS encoding SpoVA/SpoVAEb family sporulation membrane protein, whose protein sequence is MDYLKAFLIGGAICALVQILMDKTKLMPGRIMVLLVCSGVVLGFLGVYEPFIEWAGSGASVPLLGFGNTLFKGVKESVSEEGPLGLFLGGLKASAAGISGALIFGYIGSLIFEPKMKD
- a CDS encoding transglycosylase domain-containing protein; the encoded protein is MNYGKNGLKEQIRSASAKSGRKKTRAAVIMFKILLAGILSLFVIAVSTGAGMFRGILKNAPDLNTLDMSPDASATIIYDADGKEIQTLVMAGSNRQPVEYSEIPQNLINAFVAIEDSRFWTHNGVDVKGMARAVLSGLTTGDFDQGASTITQQLIKNVAFNGGAEKSFGAKVKRKIQEQYLAIQLEKTMDKKIILQNYLNTINLGANTLGVEAASERYFGKSVSELNLSECAVIAAITQNPTRYNPITNPDENVKRRNIVLEDMFEQGYITQEELRAAETDDVYVLIQEVDAAKSNESSVYSYFVDETIVQALSDLQEKAGYSETEARNLLYSGGLKIYTTQDSDLQKIVDEEISDPSNYSSAIQYSFSYRLSITHKDGSTDNYSEANIKSYLREKNGAAVKLIFDTEDEIRQYVQEFRSTVVSPEDMVQGERLDITLQPQGSCVLMEQNTGYVKAISGGRGEKTTSLSLNRATDSLRQPGSTFKVLTAFAPALDSSGATLGTVYYDSPYTLGDKTFSNWWQSGYVGYANIRDGITYSMNIVALRTMMNTVTPQLGYQYALDFGITSLVESEKNIDTGEVSTDIGPSLCLGGITHGVSNLELTSAYAAIANKGVYTKPVYYTKILDSNGKILVDNGPETHTVIKESTAWLLTSAMEDVCETSYLYGRTDIRSSAPQAKVEGLPTAGKSGTTTASNDVWFVGYTPYYTLGLWQGYDENSPMSTGEDVKYMWHKIMSRACEELPEKSFPDMPGNIEQVTICRKSGKLAVPGICDQDPAGDMTYTEYFAKGTAPTEVCDHHVKVTVCSLSGSLATEFCPDSLKQTRIYRVLTGDASGVTDDSAYLLPDALKNSTCYIHTGHAFPFMNGENGTDNSLLDPGNELDDTTPESSSSEDSSESNIGPPGVLNSTLGN